A stretch of the Salarias fasciatus chromosome 3, fSalaFa1.1, whole genome shotgun sequence genome encodes the following:
- the LOC115380969 gene encoding SH3 domain-containing protein 19-like isoform X2: protein MAEARTEEEEENMRRESREQVVRRQPCTSGGRPDRRKPEHRHSQGPLSSIRAVIKRTSTRTTSLSETSRERERDRDRDRERDRRRPEITILSAEPLASAPWFPGASGGFPPPPPPAAQIWGSTIPPAIQPPPSYEEVIREKTQEQVVLPSSSSSSSLSSLPISTTTIATQTDTGAAPGPPESPVRRPVRPPRPPLPSPPRSSLVDDVAPSQSTLPLRPEPASAFAPCCDLLGDLCSPSTSADVVPCPPAAPVLQERPRPRPRSKIGVRPIGSEVKVQTLVKLREDGLATLAAAQAARSGSDAAGRDSSQGTYLQELLDAFGGDDWGFPDRRSDSSDLSQSESEEEEEEEDMATLRARIQAFEQQVADGSSGVTEGPPNPSAKPEPRPRPRLQGQPSKPAPPVVAPKPKNFSSGPKPSSKVFWEDAAATGSPVDHAEPDSAGVPLKTETPPASEPPPCRSSAKPPVTPKPQTTPEAPVPAPRPPPPKLATPVSDGHPPSNPRPPPRPSVTPRASPGASPQDKSAANGGATPALPPRPSPEACSAAQTAPTRTGSEESQTGKAGSIRPDVPTKPAALSSPRRSSAPNIAPKPTGVSSTPPEDSHQGSAKPPGPARTQPSAPAPASRKGPVGPTRAETPHAENPSDPGVPGRTSSVKLLPLRPPPIKSNPGRPPPPGSSSASSANQISPLSKTVDAPPVTPASSSPSPATADQTQTQKAPKRGPPLPPRPKPGHPLYSSYVKQEVLIVLDDPSPAPSELAPVEESPQTAVTNPSECLLDLDTRPEAIIDPDGQTKAALEGLSDSQSILPVRPVEQKEQPDPPPVSGPRCVAAFDYEGEEEDELTFSQGDVIALLELLDGDWGRGRIHGREGIFPLGFTEVVEALPQSRPDPAMENTAAPKSSPASDSQCQVTPGSDVAPAAAEEEEEEEWDEALFDFPGQTAEDLSFQKGALIRVMEHVDGEWRRGRVDGKEGLYPAAFTQPSLRPPPAGGGSARAVFDFTAENQDELTLKVGDIVTQVESVDEQWIVGVVAGKRGIVPKNYISLL, encoded by the exons ccaGGGCCCTCTGTCGTCCATCAGGGCTGTCATCAAGAGGA CCTCCACCAGGACCACCTCCCTCTCCGAGACCTCCAGAGAGCGGGAGCGGGACcgagaccgggaccgggagcgagacaggag GCGTCCGGAGATCACCATCCTGTCAGCGGAGCCGCTGGCCTCCGCCCCCTGGTTCCCCGGCGCCTCCGGAGGTTTcccgccgccccctcctcctgctgcacagATCTGGGGATCCACGATCCCCCCCGCCATTCAG CCGCCTCCTTCCTATGAGGAGGTGATCAGGGAGAAGACTCAGGAGCAGGTCGTCCTCCcgtcttcctcgtcctcctcctcattgTCTTCACTTCCCATCTCGACAACAACCATCGCCACGCAGACGGACACCGGAGCGGCGCCCGGACCGCCGGAGTCTCCAG ttcgCCGACCCGTCAGACCGCCGCGGCCgcctctcccctcccctcccaggTCGTCCCTCGTGGACGACGTCGCCCCCAGCCAGTCGACGCTGCCCCTTCGCCCCGAGCCCGCCTCCGCGTTCGCGCCGTGCTGCGACCTCCTCGGCGACCTCTGCTCACCGTCGACCTCCGCCGACGTGGTGCCGTGTCCGCCGGCCGCTCCGGTTCTGCAAGAGCgccccaggccccgcccccgctcTAAGATCGGCGTGCGGCCGATCGGGAGcgaggtcaaagttcagactCTGGTGAAGCTGCGAGAAGACGGCTTGGCCACTTTGGCCGCCGCCCAGGCCGCCCGCTCGGGAAGCGACGCCGCCGGCAGAGACTCGAGTCAGGGGACGTacctccaggagctgctggacgccTTCGGCGGGGACGACTGGGGCTTCCCCGACCGCCGCAGCGACAGCAGCgacctcagccaatcagaaagcgaggaggaggaggaggaggaagacatggCGACTCTGAGAGCGAGGATTCAAGCCTTCGAGCAGCAGGTGGCTGATGGGAGCTCTGGGGTCACGGAAGGTCCGCCGAACCCTTCAGCCAAACCCGAACCTCGACCACGCCCCCGTCTCCAGGGGCAACCTTCCAAACCCGCCCCGCCCGTCGTCGCACCCAAACCCAAGAACTTCTCGTCTGGTCCCAAACCGTCCAGCAAGGTATTCTGGGAAGACGCGGCGGCAACAGGAAGTCCTGTGGACCATGCAGAACCCGACTCTGCAGGAGTCCCGCTGAAGACTGAGACCCCTCCAGCCTCAGAGCCCCCGCCCTGCCGGTCCTCCGCGAAGCCCCCGGTGACCCCCAAACCACAAACCACCCCGGAGGCGCCCGTCCCTGCACCCAGACCCCCGCCGCCCAAACTCGCCACACCCGTGAGCGACGGCCACCCCCCCTCCAACCCCCGGCCCCCTCCCAGACCGTCCGTCACCCCCAGGGCCAGCCCTGGCGCCTCACCCCAGGACAAGAGCGCCGCAAACGGAGGCGCCACCCCGGCCCTGCCCCCCAGACCCTCGCCGGAGGCCTGTAGCGCCGCCCAGACGGCGCCGACCCGGACAGGAAGCGAGGAGAGCCAGACTG GGAAAGCGGGAAGCATCCGGCCCGACGTCCCGACCAAGCCGGCCGCGCTGAGCTCGCCGCGCAGATCCAGCG ctccaAATATTGCCCCCAAACCGACTGGAGTTTCATCGACGCCTCCAGAAGATTCTCACCAAGGCTCGGCCAAACCGCCAGGACCGGCCAGAACCCAGCCTTCAGCTCCGGCTCCAGCCTCCAGGAAAGGTCCTGTCGGTCCCACCAGAGCTGAAACCCCCCACGCAGAGAACCCCTCAGACCCCGGTGTCCCTGGACG cacATCGAGTGTGAAGCTCcttcctctccgtcctccaccAATCAAGTCCAACCCTGGGCGCCCGCCCCCTCCAGGGTCCAGCTCGGCctcctcagccaatcagatctcaCCTTTGTCCAAAACAGTCGACGCCCCGCCCGTCACCCCGGCCTCGTCATCTCCCTCACCTGCGACGGCCGATCAGACGCAGACACAAAAAGCCCCGAAGCGAGGCCCCCCATTGCCGCCCCGCCCCAAACCTGGACACCCGCTCTACAGCAGCTACGTG aagcaggaagtgctgaTAGTCCTGGACGAccctagccccgccccctcagagCTCGCCCCAGTTGAAGAAAGCCCTCAGACCGCTGTCACCAACCCATCAGAGTGCCTGCTGGACCTGGACACCCGACCGGAAGCCATCATTGATCCGGACGGCCAGACGAAGGCGGCCTTGGAAGGCCTGTCGGACTCCCAG TCCATCCTGCCTGTGCGGCCCGTTGAGCAGAAGGAACAGCCGGACCCTCCTCCTGTCAG CGGCCCCCGATGCGTGGCGGCGTTCGACtacgagggggaggaggaggacgagctgaCCTTCTCCCAGGGAGACGTCATcgctctgctggagctgctggacggcgactgggggcggggccggatCCACGGCAGGGAGGGAATATTCCCGCTCGGCTTCACGGAGGTGGTGGAGGCGCTCCCGCAGAGCCGGCCGGACCCGGCCATGGAAAACACAG CTGCGCCCAAGTCCTCACCGGCCTCGGactcccag TGCCAGGTCACTCCAGGAAGTGACgtggcgccggcggcggcggaggaggaggaggaggaggaatgggaCGAGGCGCTGTTCGACTTCCCCGGTCAGACGGCGGAGGACCTGTCCTTCCAGAAGGGGGCGCTGATCCGGGTGATGGAGCACGTCGACGGCGAGTGGAGGAGGGGCAGAGTGGACGGGAAGGAGGGGCTTTACCCGGCGGCCTTCACCCAGCCCTCCCTGCGTCCGCCGCCGGCGGGTGGAGGATCGGCCAGAGCCGTGTTCGACTTTACGGCTGAGAACCAAGACGAGCTGACTCTCAAG GTCGGCGATATCGTGACGCAGGTGGAGTCGGTGGACGAGCAGTGGATCGTGGGAGTCGTGGCCGGGAAGCGAGGGATCGTGCCTAAAAACTACATTTCGCTCCTCTGA
- the LOC115380969 gene encoding SH3 domain-containing protein 19-like isoform X1, which produces MAEARTEEEEENMRRESREQVVRRQPCTSGGRPDRRKPEHRHSQGPLSSIRAVIKRTSTRTTSLSETSRERERDRDRDRERDRRRPEITILSAEPLASAPWFPGASGGFPPPPPPAAQIWGSTIPPAIQPPPSYEEVIREKTQEQVVLPSSSSSSSLSSLPISTTTIATQTDTGAAPGPPESPGDVRRPVRPPRPPLPSPPRSSLVDDVAPSQSTLPLRPEPASAFAPCCDLLGDLCSPSTSADVVPCPPAAPVLQERPRPRPRSKIGVRPIGSEVKVQTLVKLREDGLATLAAAQAARSGSDAAGRDSSQGTYLQELLDAFGGDDWGFPDRRSDSSDLSQSESEEEEEEEDMATLRARIQAFEQQVADGSSGVTEGPPNPSAKPEPRPRPRLQGQPSKPAPPVVAPKPKNFSSGPKPSSKVFWEDAAATGSPVDHAEPDSAGVPLKTETPPASEPPPCRSSAKPPVTPKPQTTPEAPVPAPRPPPPKLATPVSDGHPPSNPRPPPRPSVTPRASPGASPQDKSAANGGATPALPPRPSPEACSAAQTAPTRTGSEESQTGKAGSIRPDVPTKPAALSSPRRSSAPNIAPKPTGVSSTPPEDSHQGSAKPPGPARTQPSAPAPASRKGPVGPTRAETPHAENPSDPGVPGRTSSVKLLPLRPPPIKSNPGRPPPPGSSSASSANQISPLSKTVDAPPVTPASSSPSPATADQTQTQKAPKRGPPLPPRPKPGHPLYSSYVKQEVLIVLDDPSPAPSELAPVEESPQTAVTNPSECLLDLDTRPEAIIDPDGQTKAALEGLSDSQSILPVRPVEQKEQPDPPPVSGPRCVAAFDYEGEEEDELTFSQGDVIALLELLDGDWGRGRIHGREGIFPLGFTEVVEALPQSRPDPAMENTAAPKSSPASDSQCQVTPGSDVAPAAAEEEEEEEWDEALFDFPGQTAEDLSFQKGALIRVMEHVDGEWRRGRVDGKEGLYPAAFTQPSLRPPPAGGGSARAVFDFTAENQDELTLKVGDIVTQVESVDEQWIVGVVAGKRGIVPKNYISLL; this is translated from the exons ccaGGGCCCTCTGTCGTCCATCAGGGCTGTCATCAAGAGGA CCTCCACCAGGACCACCTCCCTCTCCGAGACCTCCAGAGAGCGGGAGCGGGACcgagaccgggaccgggagcgagacaggag GCGTCCGGAGATCACCATCCTGTCAGCGGAGCCGCTGGCCTCCGCCCCCTGGTTCCCCGGCGCCTCCGGAGGTTTcccgccgccccctcctcctgctgcacagATCTGGGGATCCACGATCCCCCCCGCCATTCAG CCGCCTCCTTCCTATGAGGAGGTGATCAGGGAGAAGACTCAGGAGCAGGTCGTCCTCCcgtcttcctcgtcctcctcctcattgTCTTCACTTCCCATCTCGACAACAACCATCGCCACGCAGACGGACACCGGAGCGGCGCCCGGACCGCCGGAGTCTCCAGGTGACG ttcgCCGACCCGTCAGACCGCCGCGGCCgcctctcccctcccctcccaggTCGTCCCTCGTGGACGACGTCGCCCCCAGCCAGTCGACGCTGCCCCTTCGCCCCGAGCCCGCCTCCGCGTTCGCGCCGTGCTGCGACCTCCTCGGCGACCTCTGCTCACCGTCGACCTCCGCCGACGTGGTGCCGTGTCCGCCGGCCGCTCCGGTTCTGCAAGAGCgccccaggccccgcccccgctcTAAGATCGGCGTGCGGCCGATCGGGAGcgaggtcaaagttcagactCTGGTGAAGCTGCGAGAAGACGGCTTGGCCACTTTGGCCGCCGCCCAGGCCGCCCGCTCGGGAAGCGACGCCGCCGGCAGAGACTCGAGTCAGGGGACGTacctccaggagctgctggacgccTTCGGCGGGGACGACTGGGGCTTCCCCGACCGCCGCAGCGACAGCAGCgacctcagccaatcagaaagcgaggaggaggaggaggaggaagacatggCGACTCTGAGAGCGAGGATTCAAGCCTTCGAGCAGCAGGTGGCTGATGGGAGCTCTGGGGTCACGGAAGGTCCGCCGAACCCTTCAGCCAAACCCGAACCTCGACCACGCCCCCGTCTCCAGGGGCAACCTTCCAAACCCGCCCCGCCCGTCGTCGCACCCAAACCCAAGAACTTCTCGTCTGGTCCCAAACCGTCCAGCAAGGTATTCTGGGAAGACGCGGCGGCAACAGGAAGTCCTGTGGACCATGCAGAACCCGACTCTGCAGGAGTCCCGCTGAAGACTGAGACCCCTCCAGCCTCAGAGCCCCCGCCCTGCCGGTCCTCCGCGAAGCCCCCGGTGACCCCCAAACCACAAACCACCCCGGAGGCGCCCGTCCCTGCACCCAGACCCCCGCCGCCCAAACTCGCCACACCCGTGAGCGACGGCCACCCCCCCTCCAACCCCCGGCCCCCTCCCAGACCGTCCGTCACCCCCAGGGCCAGCCCTGGCGCCTCACCCCAGGACAAGAGCGCCGCAAACGGAGGCGCCACCCCGGCCCTGCCCCCCAGACCCTCGCCGGAGGCCTGTAGCGCCGCCCAGACGGCGCCGACCCGGACAGGAAGCGAGGAGAGCCAGACTG GGAAAGCGGGAAGCATCCGGCCCGACGTCCCGACCAAGCCGGCCGCGCTGAGCTCGCCGCGCAGATCCAGCG ctccaAATATTGCCCCCAAACCGACTGGAGTTTCATCGACGCCTCCAGAAGATTCTCACCAAGGCTCGGCCAAACCGCCAGGACCGGCCAGAACCCAGCCTTCAGCTCCGGCTCCAGCCTCCAGGAAAGGTCCTGTCGGTCCCACCAGAGCTGAAACCCCCCACGCAGAGAACCCCTCAGACCCCGGTGTCCCTGGACG cacATCGAGTGTGAAGCTCcttcctctccgtcctccaccAATCAAGTCCAACCCTGGGCGCCCGCCCCCTCCAGGGTCCAGCTCGGCctcctcagccaatcagatctcaCCTTTGTCCAAAACAGTCGACGCCCCGCCCGTCACCCCGGCCTCGTCATCTCCCTCACCTGCGACGGCCGATCAGACGCAGACACAAAAAGCCCCGAAGCGAGGCCCCCCATTGCCGCCCCGCCCCAAACCTGGACACCCGCTCTACAGCAGCTACGTG aagcaggaagtgctgaTAGTCCTGGACGAccctagccccgccccctcagagCTCGCCCCAGTTGAAGAAAGCCCTCAGACCGCTGTCACCAACCCATCAGAGTGCCTGCTGGACCTGGACACCCGACCGGAAGCCATCATTGATCCGGACGGCCAGACGAAGGCGGCCTTGGAAGGCCTGTCGGACTCCCAG TCCATCCTGCCTGTGCGGCCCGTTGAGCAGAAGGAACAGCCGGACCCTCCTCCTGTCAG CGGCCCCCGATGCGTGGCGGCGTTCGACtacgagggggaggaggaggacgagctgaCCTTCTCCCAGGGAGACGTCATcgctctgctggagctgctggacggcgactgggggcggggccggatCCACGGCAGGGAGGGAATATTCCCGCTCGGCTTCACGGAGGTGGTGGAGGCGCTCCCGCAGAGCCGGCCGGACCCGGCCATGGAAAACACAG CTGCGCCCAAGTCCTCACCGGCCTCGGactcccag TGCCAGGTCACTCCAGGAAGTGACgtggcgccggcggcggcggaggaggaggaggaggaggaatgggaCGAGGCGCTGTTCGACTTCCCCGGTCAGACGGCGGAGGACCTGTCCTTCCAGAAGGGGGCGCTGATCCGGGTGATGGAGCACGTCGACGGCGAGTGGAGGAGGGGCAGAGTGGACGGGAAGGAGGGGCTTTACCCGGCGGCCTTCACCCAGCCCTCCCTGCGTCCGCCGCCGGCGGGTGGAGGATCGGCCAGAGCCGTGTTCGACTTTACGGCTGAGAACCAAGACGAGCTGACTCTCAAG GTCGGCGATATCGTGACGCAGGTGGAGTCGGTGGACGAGCAGTGGATCGTGGGAGTCGTGGCCGGGAAGCGAGGGATCGTGCCTAAAAACTACATTTCGCTCCTCTGA
- the LOC115380969 gene encoding proline-rich protein 36-like isoform X3 produces the protein MAEARTEEEEENMRRESREQVVRRQPCTSGGRPDRRKPEHRHSQGPLSSIRAVIKRTSTRTTSLSETSRERERDRDRDRERDRRRPEITILSAEPLASAPWFPGASGGFPPPPPPAAQIWGSTIPPAIQPPPSYEEVIREKTQEQVVLPSSSSSSSLSSLPISTTTIATQTDTGAAPGPPESPGDVRRPVRPPRPPLPSPPRSSLVDDVAPSQSTLPLRPEPASAFAPCCDLLGDLCSPSTSADVVPCPPAAPVLQERPRPRPRSKIGVRPIGSEVKVQTLVKLREDGLATLAAAQAARSGSDAAGRDSSQGTYLQELLDAFGGDDWGFPDRRSDSSDLSQSESEEEEEEEDMATLRARIQAFEQQVADGSSGVTEGPPNPSAKPEPRPRPRLQGQPSKPAPPVVAPKPKNFSSGPKPSSKVFWEDAAATGSPVDHAEPDSAGVPLKTETPPASEPPPCRSSAKPPVTPKPQTTPEAPVPAPRPPPPKLATPVSDGHPPSNPRPPPRPSVTPRASPGASPQDKSAANGGATPALPPRPSPEACSAAQTAPTRTGSEESQTGKAGSIRPDVPTKPAALSSPRRSSAPNIAPKPTGVSSTPPEDSHQGSAKPPGPARTQPSAPAPASRKGPVGPTRAETPHAENPSDPGVPGRTSSVKLLPLRPPPIKSNPGRPPPPGSSSASSANQISPLSKTVDAPPVTPASSSPSPATADQTQTQKAPKRGPPLPPRPKPGHPLYSSYVKQEVLIVLDDPSPAPSELAPVEESPQTAVTNPSECLLDLDTRPEAIIDPDGQTKAALEGLSDSQSILPVRPVEQKEQPDPPPVSGPRCVAAFDYEGEEEDELTFSQGDVIALLELLDGDWGRGRIHGREGIFPLGFTEVVEALPQSRPDPAMENTVFYSHFLLISLLGFWV, from the exons ccaGGGCCCTCTGTCGTCCATCAGGGCTGTCATCAAGAGGA CCTCCACCAGGACCACCTCCCTCTCCGAGACCTCCAGAGAGCGGGAGCGGGACcgagaccgggaccgggagcgagacaggag GCGTCCGGAGATCACCATCCTGTCAGCGGAGCCGCTGGCCTCCGCCCCCTGGTTCCCCGGCGCCTCCGGAGGTTTcccgccgccccctcctcctgctgcacagATCTGGGGATCCACGATCCCCCCCGCCATTCAG CCGCCTCCTTCCTATGAGGAGGTGATCAGGGAGAAGACTCAGGAGCAGGTCGTCCTCCcgtcttcctcgtcctcctcctcattgTCTTCACTTCCCATCTCGACAACAACCATCGCCACGCAGACGGACACCGGAGCGGCGCCCGGACCGCCGGAGTCTCCAGGTGACG ttcgCCGACCCGTCAGACCGCCGCGGCCgcctctcccctcccctcccaggTCGTCCCTCGTGGACGACGTCGCCCCCAGCCAGTCGACGCTGCCCCTTCGCCCCGAGCCCGCCTCCGCGTTCGCGCCGTGCTGCGACCTCCTCGGCGACCTCTGCTCACCGTCGACCTCCGCCGACGTGGTGCCGTGTCCGCCGGCCGCTCCGGTTCTGCAAGAGCgccccaggccccgcccccgctcTAAGATCGGCGTGCGGCCGATCGGGAGcgaggtcaaagttcagactCTGGTGAAGCTGCGAGAAGACGGCTTGGCCACTTTGGCCGCCGCCCAGGCCGCCCGCTCGGGAAGCGACGCCGCCGGCAGAGACTCGAGTCAGGGGACGTacctccaggagctgctggacgccTTCGGCGGGGACGACTGGGGCTTCCCCGACCGCCGCAGCGACAGCAGCgacctcagccaatcagaaagcgaggaggaggaggaggaggaagacatggCGACTCTGAGAGCGAGGATTCAAGCCTTCGAGCAGCAGGTGGCTGATGGGAGCTCTGGGGTCACGGAAGGTCCGCCGAACCCTTCAGCCAAACCCGAACCTCGACCACGCCCCCGTCTCCAGGGGCAACCTTCCAAACCCGCCCCGCCCGTCGTCGCACCCAAACCCAAGAACTTCTCGTCTGGTCCCAAACCGTCCAGCAAGGTATTCTGGGAAGACGCGGCGGCAACAGGAAGTCCTGTGGACCATGCAGAACCCGACTCTGCAGGAGTCCCGCTGAAGACTGAGACCCCTCCAGCCTCAGAGCCCCCGCCCTGCCGGTCCTCCGCGAAGCCCCCGGTGACCCCCAAACCACAAACCACCCCGGAGGCGCCCGTCCCTGCACCCAGACCCCCGCCGCCCAAACTCGCCACACCCGTGAGCGACGGCCACCCCCCCTCCAACCCCCGGCCCCCTCCCAGACCGTCCGTCACCCCCAGGGCCAGCCCTGGCGCCTCACCCCAGGACAAGAGCGCCGCAAACGGAGGCGCCACCCCGGCCCTGCCCCCCAGACCCTCGCCGGAGGCCTGTAGCGCCGCCCAGACGGCGCCGACCCGGACAGGAAGCGAGGAGAGCCAGACTG GGAAAGCGGGAAGCATCCGGCCCGACGTCCCGACCAAGCCGGCCGCGCTGAGCTCGCCGCGCAGATCCAGCG ctccaAATATTGCCCCCAAACCGACTGGAGTTTCATCGACGCCTCCAGAAGATTCTCACCAAGGCTCGGCCAAACCGCCAGGACCGGCCAGAACCCAGCCTTCAGCTCCGGCTCCAGCCTCCAGGAAAGGTCCTGTCGGTCCCACCAGAGCTGAAACCCCCCACGCAGAGAACCCCTCAGACCCCGGTGTCCCTGGACG cacATCGAGTGTGAAGCTCcttcctctccgtcctccaccAATCAAGTCCAACCCTGGGCGCCCGCCCCCTCCAGGGTCCAGCTCGGCctcctcagccaatcagatctcaCCTTTGTCCAAAACAGTCGACGCCCCGCCCGTCACCCCGGCCTCGTCATCTCCCTCACCTGCGACGGCCGATCAGACGCAGACACAAAAAGCCCCGAAGCGAGGCCCCCCATTGCCGCCCCGCCCCAAACCTGGACACCCGCTCTACAGCAGCTACGTG aagcaggaagtgctgaTAGTCCTGGACGAccctagccccgccccctcagagCTCGCCCCAGTTGAAGAAAGCCCTCAGACCGCTGTCACCAACCCATCAGAGTGCCTGCTGGACCTGGACACCCGACCGGAAGCCATCATTGATCCGGACGGCCAGACGAAGGCGGCCTTGGAAGGCCTGTCGGACTCCCAG TCCATCCTGCCTGTGCGGCCCGTTGAGCAGAAGGAACAGCCGGACCCTCCTCCTGTCAG CGGCCCCCGATGCGTGGCGGCGTTCGACtacgagggggaggaggaggacgagctgaCCTTCTCCCAGGGAGACGTCATcgctctgctggagctgctggacggcgactgggggcggggccggatCCACGGCAGGGAGGGAATATTCCCGCTCGGCTTCACGGAGGTGGTGGAGGCGCTCCCGCAGAGCCGGCCGGACCCGGCCATGGAAAACACAG TATTTTACAGCCATTTCCTGCTGATCTCCCTGCTTGGATTTTGGGTTTGA